The Exiguobacterium aurantiacum DSM 6208 genome includes a window with the following:
- the prmA gene encoding 50S ribosomal protein L11 methyltransferase, with translation MKWSEICVHTTQQAVEAVSNLLHEVGAQGVVIEDVEDYDQMMAEDHFGEIWDVSGRDSYPTSGVYVKAYVPTSSDFQDTLAAFKKEVDRLRDVLDVGTGDVTVAEMDEEDWAHSWKQYYKPVKISQQLTIVPLWEDYVPQPEENVILLDPGMAFGTGTHPTTMLCIQAIENYIQPNDRLIDVGTGSGVLAIAAAKLGANHVEALDLDAVAVESARQNVETNGVGDVVNVKTGDLLKGMTGEYDLVVANILADVIMLFIDDAYARVKPGGYFITSGIIGQKRAEVTEALKAAGFMIEETRVMEDWVAIIAKKG, from the coding sequence ATGAAATGGTCTGAAATTTGTGTCCACACGACACAACAGGCAGTCGAAGCCGTATCAAACTTATTACATGAAGTGGGGGCGCAAGGGGTCGTCATCGAGGACGTGGAAGACTACGACCAGATGATGGCCGAAGACCATTTCGGAGAGATTTGGGACGTTTCTGGACGTGACTCGTACCCGACGTCAGGTGTGTACGTGAAAGCGTACGTCCCGACGTCGAGTGATTTCCAAGACACGCTTGCCGCCTTTAAAAAAGAAGTCGACCGTCTCCGGGACGTGCTCGACGTCGGCACCGGTGACGTGACGGTGGCCGAGATGGACGAGGAGGACTGGGCCCATTCGTGGAAACAGTACTACAAACCGGTCAAAATCTCGCAACAGCTCACGATCGTCCCGTTATGGGAAGACTACGTGCCGCAACCGGAAGAAAACGTGATTTTACTCGATCCTGGGATGGCTTTCGGGACGGGGACGCATCCGACGACGATGTTGTGCATTCAAGCAATCGAGAACTACATCCAACCGAATGATCGCTTGATCGATGTCGGGACGGGATCGGGTGTACTCGCCATCGCGGCGGCGAAACTCGGGGCAAATCATGTCGAGGCGCTCGATTTAGATGCCGTCGCCGTCGAGTCGGCACGACAAAACGTCGAGACGAACGGTGTCGGCGACGTCGTCAACGTCAAGACCGGTGATTTGCTGAAAGGGATGACGGGTGAGTATGATCTCGTCGTCGCCAATATTTTGGCCGACGTCATCATGCTCTTCATCGATGACGCGTATGCGCGCGTCAAACCGGGCGGCTATTTCATCACATCGGGTATTATCGGACAAAAACGGGCGGAAGTGACCGAGGCGTTGAAAGCGGCCGGGTTCATGATCGAAGAGACACGGGTCATGGAAGATTGGGTTGCCATCATCGCGAAAAAGGGGTGA
- the dnaK gene encoding molecular chaperone DnaK: protein MGKIIGIDLGTTNSCVAVMEGGEAVVISNAEGNRTTPSVVAFKGEERQVGEVAKRQAITNPNTIQSIKRHMGTSHTVEVEGKKFTPQEISAIILQKLKKDAEDYLGESVTEAVITVPAYFNDAERQATKDAGKIAGLDVKRIINEPTAAALAYGLDKGEDHTILIYDLGGGTFDVSILELGDGVFEVVATAGDNRLGGDDFDQKVIDYLVQEFKKENGIDLAQDKMALQRLKDAAEKAKKDLSGVTSAHISLPFITAGAAGPLHLETTLTRAKFDELTADLVERTMEPTRRALKDSGLTPSDLDKIILVGGSTRIPAVQKAIHDFTKKEPFKGVNPDEVVALGAAIQGGVLAGDVKDVVLLDVTPLSLGIETMGGVMTKLIDRNTTIPTSKSQVFSTAADNQPAVDIHVLQGERPMAPDNKTLGRFQLTDIPPAQRGVPQIEVKFDIDANGIVHVSAKDLGTNKEQSITIQSSSGIDESEIERMVKEAEANAEADKQRKEEAELRNETDQLVFATDKAIKDLGEQVDAADKDKAEAAKEKAKSALEGTDLEAIRSAKDELATVVQELTQKVYAKMAEEQGAEGAEAQTEAKDDNVVDAEFEDLDDRK from the coding sequence ATGGGTAAAATTATCGGAATTGACTTAGGGACAACAAACTCATGCGTGGCAGTTATGGAAGGTGGCGAAGCGGTCGTCATCTCGAACGCGGAAGGGAACCGTACGACACCTTCTGTCGTCGCCTTCAAAGGGGAAGAGCGTCAAGTCGGGGAAGTCGCAAAACGTCAAGCGATCACGAACCCGAACACGATCCAATCGATCAAGCGTCATATGGGTACGTCGCATACAGTAGAAGTTGAGGGCAAGAAGTTCACGCCGCAAGAGATTTCAGCCATCATCTTGCAAAAACTCAAAAAAGACGCTGAAGACTACCTCGGTGAGTCAGTGACGGAAGCGGTCATCACAGTTCCTGCTTACTTCAACGATGCTGAGCGTCAAGCGACAAAAGATGCAGGGAAGATCGCTGGCCTCGACGTCAAGCGGATCATCAACGAGCCGACAGCTGCCGCACTCGCATACGGGCTTGATAAAGGCGAAGATCACACGATCTTGATCTATGACCTTGGCGGCGGTACGTTCGATGTATCGATCCTCGAACTCGGTGATGGTGTCTTTGAAGTAGTCGCGACAGCGGGTGACAACCGTCTCGGTGGGGACGACTTCGACCAAAAAGTCATCGACTACCTCGTCCAAGAGTTCAAAAAAGAGAACGGCATCGACCTCGCCCAAGACAAGATGGCGCTTCAACGCTTGAAAGACGCAGCTGAGAAAGCGAAAAAAGACCTTTCAGGCGTGACGAGTGCACATATCAGCCTCCCGTTCATCACGGCCGGAGCAGCTGGTCCGCTTCACTTGGAAACGACACTCACACGTGCGAAGTTTGACGAGTTGACAGCTGACCTCGTCGAGCGCACGATGGAGCCGACACGCCGCGCGTTGAAAGATTCAGGTCTCACACCGTCTGACCTCGACAAGATCATCCTCGTCGGTGGCTCGACACGTATTCCTGCGGTCCAAAAAGCGATTCACGATTTCACGAAGAAAGAGCCGTTCAAAGGTGTCAACCCGGATGAAGTCGTTGCCCTCGGTGCTGCGATTCAAGGTGGCGTCCTTGCCGGTGACGTGAAAGACGTCGTTCTTCTCGATGTCACACCGCTCTCACTCGGTATCGAGACGATGGGTGGCGTCATGACGAAGTTGATCGACCGTAACACGACGATCCCGACATCGAAATCACAAGTCTTCTCGACAGCGGCTGACAACCAACCGGCTGTTGACATCCACGTCCTCCAAGGGGAACGTCCGATGGCACCAGATAACAAGACACTCGGTCGCTTCCAGTTGACGGACATCCCGCCGGCACAACGTGGCGTCCCACAAATCGAAGTCAAGTTCGACATCGATGCGAACGGAATCGTTCACGTGTCGGCGAAAGACCTTGGCACGAACAAAGAACAGTCGATCACGATCCAATCGTCGTCAGGTATCGACGAGTCTGAAATCGAGCGCATGGTAAAAGAAGCCGAGGCGAACGCCGAAGCCGATAAACAGCGTAAAGAAGAAGCTGAACTCCGCAACGAGACGGACCAACTCGTCTTCGCGACAGACAAAGCGATCAAAGATCTCGGCGAGCAAGTCGACGCCGCGGATAAAGACAAAGCGGAAGCTGCAAAAGAAAAAGCGAAATCAGCACTTGAAGGAACGGATCTTGAAGCCATTCGTTCGGCAAAAGACGAATTGGCGACTGTCGTTCAAGAGTTGACACAAAAAGTGTATGCGAAAATGGCCGAAGAGCAAGGTGCTGAAGGCGCCGAAGCCCAAACAGAAGCGAAAGACGACAATGTCGTGGACGCCGAGTTTGAAGACCTCGACGATCGTAAATAA
- a CDS encoding S8 family serine peptidase: MPQPKFYVNVSLATCLALTPGLLGLGAEPVLAKPSVKQSIEVTDKHEKVRVVVELIGAPAIEQAKQKGKKFNALTKTEKDRAHGLVKAEQKKAKDAISKKGVKAEPIEEFTTVFNGFSTFMTTSDIQKVEALPEVAAIHLVNEYERPEVKPDMVTSNGMVQSQQTWGDYGYTGEGTIVAVIDTGVDADHRDFRLSDRSKAELSESEVASAVTDFGLAGAYINDKVPYAYNYYDENDDIRDDSPGASMHGMHVSGTVAANGDEATGGLKGVAPEAQVLGLKVFSNDPNYASTYGDIYIKAIDDAIKLGADVINMSLGSTAGFVSADSPEQQAVQRAVDNGVFMSISAGNSAYFGNGYDLPYANNPDTGVVGAPSVSSASTSVASLENDQIQLDAFSVRSGEKTEKIGWKKQDGPAFSNGEYDIVYVGDGQPSQYVGKDVKGKIVVAVRDGAYFYSNIQLTAEAQGAAGVIVRGAVGHGDYVSMALANPKIPMASLSIKDGNELRDRLVAGEQMRIGFNGDRISVANRAAGALSNFTSWGVTPNLDFKPEISAPGGQIFSTLNDNQYGLMSGTSMAAPHVAGGAALVLQRVDEQFVLDGVDRVTMAKNLLINTSKAVTDIGPYNQQLKQNIPYTPRRGGAGLMQLHAAVSTPAVAYEKTSKEAKVALKELNRSKATFTLVVENLSNEAVSYDVSSSLQTDLAIERTAGVIQNAMEAQPLQNATVTINGKRVNAVKLKPKQKTEIKVAVDVSKAQVLNPKTLSGLVAAKDVFENGYFVDGFVRLTDSKGSEGNPDLVVPFVGFEGDWGKAPIFDASVYESGSFYETAGMVDQTGNYLGVNLDNSLNFDSIAFSPDGDGVKDAATPVFSLLRNAKDVKYRIVDEAGNVVRTLRQDDELRKNYFDGGRNTPYYYSADYKWDGQLNGKPAPAGKYFYEIEASIDYMKKEVQKLRFPVKVDYTDPTFTAKWLQDSLAVQAKDDFAGVRSVEYLVNGKAVATSMNASASHTFASLSETDNVSVRVTDHAGNSTTKAVAYSTDAEKPGVFLTAPLALAPYATSVIPISGSIQDASAIQSFQVDGIDVPLTFNESTKRYDFNTTRTFVDGVHKLRFVAEDAAGNVANFQRTIFVDATPATISFGKLPKNINKNQQTVRLDVTVKDNFDEVKLLVNGDLKFSQALKAPYEMRPFSRTETLTLPVVSGENTFTFEAVDLAGNVTKETITLTKK, from the coding sequence TTGCCACAACCTAAGTTTTACGTAAACGTATCCCTCGCGACGTGCCTCGCGTTGACGCCAGGCCTACTCGGTCTCGGTGCTGAACCTGTACTCGCGAAACCATCTGTGAAACAAAGTATCGAAGTCACGGACAAGCATGAAAAAGTACGCGTCGTCGTCGAGCTCATCGGCGCCCCTGCCATCGAGCAAGCGAAACAAAAAGGAAAGAAGTTTAACGCCCTCACGAAAACAGAGAAAGACCGGGCCCACGGTCTCGTCAAAGCGGAACAAAAGAAAGCGAAAGATGCGATTTCAAAAAAAGGTGTGAAAGCTGAGCCGATCGAAGAATTCACGACCGTGTTCAACGGCTTCAGTACGTTCATGACGACGTCAGACATTCAAAAAGTCGAGGCGTTACCTGAAGTTGCCGCCATCCACCTCGTCAACGAATATGAGCGTCCGGAAGTGAAGCCTGACATGGTGACGAGCAACGGCATGGTCCAATCGCAACAAACATGGGGCGACTACGGTTATACGGGTGAAGGAACGATTGTCGCCGTCATCGACACAGGCGTCGACGCGGACCACCGCGACTTCCGATTGAGCGACCGCTCAAAAGCAGAGCTATCCGAATCAGAAGTAGCGTCCGCTGTTACCGACTTCGGTTTGGCAGGTGCCTACATAAACGATAAAGTTCCATACGCCTACAACTACTACGATGAGAACGATGACATCCGCGACGATTCACCGGGCGCCTCGATGCACGGGATGCACGTCTCCGGCACGGTCGCCGCGAACGGGGATGAAGCGACCGGTGGCTTGAAAGGTGTGGCGCCGGAAGCACAAGTACTCGGTCTTAAAGTGTTCAGTAATGACCCGAACTACGCTTCGACTTACGGGGACATCTATATTAAAGCGATCGACGATGCCATCAAACTTGGTGCCGACGTCATCAACATGAGCCTCGGTTCGACGGCAGGGTTCGTCAGTGCGGATTCGCCAGAACAACAAGCCGTCCAGCGCGCAGTCGACAACGGTGTGTTCATGTCGATCTCGGCAGGAAACTCGGCCTACTTCGGAAACGGCTACGACTTGCCTTACGCCAATAACCCGGACACGGGCGTCGTCGGTGCCCCGAGTGTCAGCTCCGCCTCGACATCGGTCGCCTCTCTCGAGAACGACCAAATCCAACTCGACGCCTTCTCGGTCCGTTCAGGCGAGAAGACCGAGAAAATCGGTTGGAAGAAACAAGACGGACCTGCATTTTCAAACGGCGAATATGATATCGTCTACGTCGGCGACGGTCAGCCTAGCCAATACGTCGGCAAAGACGTCAAAGGGAAGATTGTCGTTGCTGTTCGCGACGGTGCCTACTTCTACTCGAACATCCAACTGACGGCCGAAGCGCAAGGCGCGGCCGGAGTTATCGTGCGAGGCGCGGTCGGTCATGGTGACTACGTCAGCATGGCGCTCGCCAACCCAAAAATTCCGATGGCCTCCCTCAGCATTAAAGACGGTAACGAGTTACGCGACCGTCTCGTCGCTGGCGAACAGATGCGCATCGGGTTCAACGGGGACCGTATTAGCGTCGCCAACCGCGCGGCCGGCGCCTTATCGAACTTCACATCGTGGGGCGTGACGCCAAACCTTGACTTCAAACCTGAAATCTCGGCTCCGGGCGGTCAGATTTTCTCGACGCTCAACGATAACCAATACGGGCTCATGAGCGGGACGTCGATGGCAGCCCCTCACGTCGCAGGCGGAGCCGCCCTCGTCCTTCAACGTGTCGACGAACAGTTTGTTCTCGACGGCGTCGACCGGGTCACGATGGCGAAGAACTTGTTAATCAACACGTCGAAAGCCGTGACCGACATCGGTCCGTACAACCAACAATTGAAACAAAACATCCCGTACACGCCACGTCGCGGTGGAGCCGGCTTGATGCAATTGCATGCCGCCGTCTCGACTCCGGCCGTCGCTTACGAGAAAACGTCGAAAGAAGCGAAAGTCGCACTGAAAGAATTGAACCGCAGTAAAGCGACGTTCACGCTTGTCGTCGAGAACTTGTCGAACGAAGCCGTCTCGTACGACGTGTCGTCGTCACTCCAGACTGACCTCGCAATCGAGCGCACGGCAGGTGTCATTCAAAACGCGATGGAAGCCCAGCCGCTTCAAAACGCGACAGTGACGATCAATGGTAAACGTGTGAACGCTGTGAAGCTAAAACCGAAGCAAAAGACAGAAATCAAAGTCGCTGTCGATGTCTCGAAAGCACAAGTGTTGAACCCGAAAACGTTGAGCGGCCTCGTGGCAGCGAAAGACGTGTTCGAGAACGGCTACTTCGTCGACGGCTTCGTCCGCTTGACCGATTCGAAAGGATCAGAAGGCAACCCGGACCTCGTCGTGCCATTCGTCGGATTCGAAGGCGACTGGGGCAAAGCACCGATCTTCGATGCATCGGTGTATGAGTCGGGATCGTTCTACGAAACGGCAGGAATGGTTGATCAGACTGGGAATTACCTAGGCGTGAACCTCGATAATTCATTGAACTTCGATTCGATCGCCTTCTCTCCGGACGGTGATGGAGTGAAAGACGCAGCCACACCGGTGTTCTCGTTGCTCCGAAACGCCAAAGATGTCAAATATCGCATCGTCGACGAAGCTGGCAACGTCGTCCGTACGCTCCGTCAAGACGATGAGTTACGCAAAAACTACTTCGACGGCGGACGCAACACACCGTACTACTATTCAGCCGACTACAAGTGGGACGGTCAGTTGAACGGGAAACCAGCTCCGGCCGGAAAGTACTTCTATGAGATCGAAGCAAGCATCGATTACATGAAAAAAGAGGTACAAAAACTTCGCTTCCCAGTCAAAGTCGACTACACGGATCCGACGTTCACAGCGAAATGGCTTCAAGACAGTTTGGCCGTCCAAGCAAAAGACGACTTCGCCGGCGTACGCTCGGTCGAGTATCTCGTCAACGGCAAAGCGGTCGCCACGTCGATGAACGCCTCGGCGTCGCACACGTTCGCCTCACTTAGCGAGACGGATAACGTCAGCGTGCGCGTCACCGACCACGCCGGTAACAGTACGACGAAAGCGGTCGCTTATTCGACAGACGCGGAGAAACCTGGAGTTTTCTTGACCGCGCCGCTCGCGCTCGCACCGTATGCGACTTCGGTCATCCCGATCTCAGGATCGATCCAAGACGCATCGGCCATCCAGTCGTTCCAAGTCGACGGCATTGATGTCCCGCTCACGTTCAACGAATCGACGAAGCGTTACGACTTCAACACGACGCGGACGTTTGTCGACGGTGTCCATAAACTGCGTTTCGTCGCGGAGGACGCGGCCGGCAACGTCGCCAATTTCCAACGGACGATCTTCGTCGATGCGACACCGGCGACGATCTCGTTCGGGAAGCTTCCTAAAAATATTAATAAAAATCAACAGACCGTCCGCTTAGACGTGACGGTGAAAGACAACTTTGACGAAGTGAAACTTCTCGTCAACGGAGATTTGAAGTTCAGCCAAGCACTTAAGGCGCCGTATGAGATGCGTCCATTCTCACGGACCGAGACTCTCACGTTGCCTGTCGTTTCTGGCGAAAACACGTTCACGTTCGAGGCGGTCGACCTCGCGGGGAACGTCACGAAAGAGACGATCACCTTGACGAAGAAATAA
- the grpE gene encoding nucleotide exchange factor GrpE — protein MTADNQNGPDKDEVLEEKDFEPKQEPTTDVESDEVSNAQNVEESSEGTDLQKEIEVLKASELRIRADFDNFRRRTNEENAKRVKFASQAVVEKLIPLIDNFERALQVEANSDDAKQIQAGVDMIHRQLLDVLNGESVEAIEAVGQPFDPNFHQAVMQEPSDEFESGIVTMELQKGYTMHGRVIRPSMVKVAE, from the coding sequence ATGACAGCAGACAACCAAAACGGTCCGGACAAGGACGAAGTGCTCGAGGAAAAAGATTTCGAGCCGAAGCAAGAACCGACGACAGACGTCGAATCAGACGAGGTTTCAAATGCTCAGAATGTGGAAGAAAGTTCTGAGGGGACTGATTTACAAAAAGAGATCGAAGTGCTCAAAGCGAGTGAACTTCGCATTCGCGCCGATTTTGACAACTTCCGCCGCCGGACGAACGAAGAGAACGCAAAACGCGTCAAGTTCGCCTCGCAAGCGGTCGTTGAAAAATTGATTCCGCTCATCGATAACTTCGAGCGTGCGCTCCAAGTCGAAGCGAACTCGGACGACGCCAAGCAAATCCAGGCGGGCGTCGATATGATCCATCGACAGTTGCTCGATGTGTTGAACGGTGAGAGCGTCGAAGCGATCGAAGCGGTCGGTCAACCGTTCGACCCGAACTTCCACCAAGCGGTCATGCAAGAGCCGAGCGATGAGTTCGAGTCAGGCATCGTGACGATGGAACTTCAAAAAGGATACACGATGCACGGGCGTGTCATTCGTCCGAGCATGGTAAAAGTCGCAGAATAA
- the dnaJ gene encoding molecular chaperone DnaJ yields the protein MAKRDYYEVLGLDKSASAQDIKRAYRKLAREYHPDINQEPDAADKFKELGEAYEVLSDEQKRAQYDRFGFEGASQFGGGDFQGGFGDIFDMFFGGGGRRQDPNAPRRGEDYQYVVDLDFMESVTGKTETIELEIEVECDTCMGSGAKPGTKPETCGRCGGSGVETVEQNTILGRMVNQRPCSQCHGTGKTIKEKCSTCHGSGHVKKTQRVEVKIPAGIDNGQQIRMSGKGGPGFNGGPAGDLYVVVRVRGHEIFERVDQHIAMEMPVTFTQAALGAEIEVPTVHGKVSLKVPAGTQTGSKFRLRGKGMPSVRGGGHGDQYVTIVIMTPTNMTDRQKELLREFEEISGEAGVEEQHGLFQKMKKFFSH from the coding sequence GTGGCGAAACGAGATTATTATGAAGTGCTTGGCCTAGATAAATCGGCCTCGGCGCAAGACATTAAACGAGCGTATCGTAAGCTCGCGCGTGAATATCACCCGGACATCAACCAAGAGCCGGATGCGGCCGATAAGTTTAAAGAACTCGGCGAGGCGTATGAAGTGTTATCCGATGAACAAAAACGGGCCCAATACGACCGATTCGGCTTTGAAGGGGCAAGCCAGTTCGGCGGCGGTGACTTCCAAGGCGGGTTCGGCGATATCTTTGACATGTTCTTCGGTGGCGGCGGACGTCGTCAAGACCCGAACGCGCCGCGACGCGGTGAAGACTATCAATACGTCGTCGATCTCGACTTCATGGAAAGTGTCACTGGGAAGACGGAGACGATCGAACTCGAGATCGAAGTCGAATGTGACACGTGTATGGGCAGCGGGGCCAAACCGGGAACGAAACCGGAGACGTGTGGACGTTGTGGCGGCAGCGGTGTCGAGACGGTCGAGCAGAACACGATTCTCGGACGGATGGTCAACCAACGCCCATGTAGCCAATGTCACGGCACCGGGAAGACGATCAAAGAGAAATGTTCGACATGTCACGGCTCAGGCCATGTGAAGAAAACGCAACGCGTCGAAGTGAAAATTCCAGCCGGGATTGACAACGGTCAACAAATCCGGATGTCTGGAAAAGGAGGCCCTGGTTTCAACGGTGGACCGGCGGGAGACTTGTACGTCGTCGTCCGTGTCCGCGGTCACGAAATCTTTGAACGGGTCGACCAACACATCGCGATGGAGATGCCGGTCACGTTCACCCAAGCGGCGCTCGGTGCTGAAATCGAAGTTCCGACCGTACACGGTAAAGTCAGCTTGAAAGTTCCTGCCGGCACGCAGACCGGATCGAAATTCCGGTTGCGCGGCAAAGGGATGCCGAGTGTCCGAGGCGGTGGGCACGGGGATCAATACGTCACAATCGTCATCATGACACCGACAAACATGACCGATCGTCAAAAAGAACTGCTCCGCGAGTTCGAAGAGATTAGCGGAGAAGCAGGCGTCGAAGAACAACACGGGTTGTTCCAAAAGATGAAAAAGTTTTTTAGTCACTAA
- a CDS encoding DUF1054 domain-containing protein codes for MFTTQQFDVFTKDGLDARMEGIRSNIQPLFHQIYEEVGPQLEADVGIPLYLHVAKHARRTVNPPKDTWMAICHDKRGYKKHPHFQVGLFDDRVFVWLAFIYEMPNKEAIGERLMSLDLKSQFPDFHISGDHMKKDAFLLEDMSDEAVETMTARFKDVKKADFLIGRQLPADASILQNEAAFLALIEDTYSRLMPIYRDLVL; via the coding sequence ATGTTTACAACACAACAATTCGACGTATTCACAAAAGATGGACTTGATGCCCGCATGGAAGGCATCCGTTCGAACATTCAGCCGCTCTTCCATCAAATTTATGAAGAAGTCGGTCCCCAGCTCGAGGCAGATGTCGGCATCCCCCTTTATTTACACGTCGCCAAACATGCGCGCCGGACCGTCAATCCGCCTAAAGACACGTGGATGGCCATCTGCCACGATAAACGTGGCTACAAGAAACATCCTCACTTCCAAGTCGGCCTGTTTGACGACCGGGTCTTTGTCTGGCTCGCTTTCATCTATGAGATGCCGAACAAAGAAGCGATCGGCGAACGGCTCATGTCGCTCGACTTGAAGTCTCAGTTTCCGGACTTCCATATCTCCGGCGACCATATGAAAAAAGACGCGTTCTTGCTCGAAGACATGTCTGATGAAGCGGTCGAGACGATGACGGCGCGGTTCAAAGACGTGAAGAAAGCCGACTTCTTGATCGGTCGTCAACTACCGGCCGATGCCTCTATCCTTCAAAACGAGGCGGCGTTTCTCGCTCTCATCGAGGATACGTACAGCCGGCTCATGCCGATCTATCGCGATCTCGTCTTATAA
- a CDS encoding 16S rRNA (uracil(1498)-N(3))-methyltransferase, whose amino-acid sequence MQRYFLNRDAFAHDLVALPADVAHHIGTVLRESPGYQLVLLDGTGYEYVAEVVTLDKKSGTARVIEKRRATTELPIDVTLAYALPKGDKVELVAQKATELGLHHLLLFESKRSVAKWDAKKAPKKVERLQKIMQEAAEQSYRAVVPTCSYISSRELSGQLKAYDAVVLAYEESAKDGEQSSFATILQTLKPEARLLVIVGPEGGFDVDEVAGWIEQGGVACAFGPRILRSETAPLYALAAISYALELT is encoded by the coding sequence ATGCAACGATACTTTCTAAACCGTGACGCGTTCGCGCATGACCTCGTCGCACTGCCAGCGGACGTCGCCCATCATATCGGCACGGTGCTTCGGGAAAGCCCAGGCTATCAACTTGTGCTCTTGGATGGGACCGGATATGAATACGTGGCCGAGGTGGTGACGCTCGATAAGAAATCGGGGACGGCGCGTGTGATTGAGAAGCGGCGGGCGACGACCGAACTGCCGATCGACGTGACGCTTGCTTACGCGCTCCCGAAAGGCGACAAAGTCGAACTCGTCGCGCAAAAAGCGACCGAACTCGGTTTGCATCACTTGCTGCTCTTCGAGTCGAAGCGCTCTGTCGCGAAGTGGGACGCGAAAAAAGCACCGAAGAAAGTCGAACGCCTTCAAAAGATCATGCAGGAGGCGGCCGAACAATCGTACCGCGCCGTCGTCCCGACGTGTTCTTATATCAGCTCACGAGAGTTGTCAGGACAGCTCAAGGCATATGATGCCGTTGTGCTCGCCTATGAGGAATCGGCGAAAGACGGTGAACAGTCGTCATTTGCCACAATCCTGCAGACACTAAAACCCGAGGCGCGTCTTCTTGTCATCGTCGGTCCCGAAGGCGGATTCGACGTGGACGAAGTGGCCGGATGGATAGAACAAGGTGGAGTCGCATGTGCGTTCGGTCCCCGAATCCTTCGCTCGGAGACGGCGCCGCTCTATGCGCTCGCTGCCATCTCCTATGCGCTCGAATTGACGTGA
- the hrcA gene encoding heat-inducible transcriptional repressor HrcA has translation MLTERQLLILRAIIDDYIQTAQPVGSRTLSKRDDLSFSSATIRNDMADLEDMGLIEKPHTSAGRIPSEVGYRYYVDHLVETKIIDERETYRLGEHLRASAQESEVLIRQAADLLSDLTNYTTVALGPNSQMNRLARIDLMPLDERRGVVLIVTDQGHVEHRTVVFESPMAPEMVEETIRFLNDRLKGTPLGQLKSRIGEEVSKLRLAHQEQYENMMQLIQSTAGLHHPSSLYLGGKKNIFNQPEFQSLDTLRPFLEWIDEQERLTDWLESLPNREIYVSIGSENGIVALQNCSVITSDYTLDGKTFGTIAMIGPTRMDYRHGVQMMGQLIEALRRTKLEE, from the coding sequence GTGCTGACAGAGAGACAGTTGCTCATTTTACGAGCTATCATTGATGACTATATCCAGACGGCGCAACCGGTCGGCTCCCGCACGTTGTCGAAACGGGATGACCTGTCATTCAGTTCGGCGACGATCCGGAACGATATGGCCGATCTCGAGGACATGGGTTTGATTGAAAAACCCCACACCTCGGCCGGACGGATCCCATCCGAGGTGGGGTATCGTTACTACGTCGACCATCTCGTCGAAACGAAGATCATCGACGAGCGCGAGACGTATCGTCTCGGGGAACATCTGCGGGCGTCCGCACAAGAGTCCGAAGTGCTCATCCGTCAAGCCGCCGACCTACTCTCTGATTTGACCAACTATACGACCGTCGCCCTCGGCCCGAACAGCCAGATGAACCGGTTGGCACGAATCGATTTGATGCCGCTCGATGAACGGCGTGGCGTCGTCTTGATCGTCACGGACCAAGGGCATGTCGAACACCGGACGGTCGTCTTTGAATCGCCGATGGCGCCGGAGATGGTCGAAGAGACGATTCGTTTCTTAAACGATCGTCTTAAAGGGACACCGCTCGGTCAACTGAAGTCCCGGATTGGTGAAGAAGTATCGAAACTTCGACTCGCACATCAAGAACAGTATGAGAACATGATGCAGCTCATCCAATCGACTGCCGGGCTGCATCATCCGAGCTCGCTCTACTTGGGCGGGAAGAAAAACATCTTCAATCAACCGGAGTTTCAATCGCTCGATACGCTCCGTCCGTTCCTCGAATGGATCGATGAACAGGAGCGCTTGACCGATTGGCTCGAATCGTTGCCAAATCGCGAGATTTATGTGAGCATTGGGAGCGAGAACGGTATCGTCGCGCTTCAAAATTGCAGCGTCATCACCTCTGACTACACGCTCGACGGGAAGACGTTCGGAACGATCGCCATGATCGGACCGACGCGGATGGACTATCGGCACGGGGTGCAGATGATGGGGCAGCTCATCGAGGCGCTCAGGCGAACGAAACTAGAAGAGTGA